One window of Sardina pilchardus chromosome 2, fSarPil1.1, whole genome shotgun sequence genomic DNA carries:
- the odam gene encoding uncharacterized protein odam, producing MMDIKAASLWTCVLCVCNAIPIFQPQLGIVASASNEILGLGGVGLGGVTLTGVGLGQAQRTPFINPFFQPNIIMPQRVLNFNPQAAGPFLPQQANPGLLPAQGNQVSPFQFSPPQQELPAGPVDPNSPQFQPQVFPQYYPSMPFPQGAGGQGYPYYMSYGYPQRNNPGVVQPNPNNAQQNIVLTTQKPQLPVQNPGKGGVTLRATSPPEARGDMAGPGIEEGYPRFSFLP from the exons ATGATGGATATCAAAGCTGCCTCTCTCTGGACTTGTGTTCTCTGTGTCTGCAATGCAATTCCA ATATTCCAGCCCCAGCTTGGAATTGTTGCAAGCGCCAGTAATGAG aTTCTTGGGCTGGGGGGAGTTGGGCTGGGGGGAGTTACCCTTACAGGTGTTGGCTTAGGTCAAGCACAG AGAACACCCTTCATCAACCCGTTTTTCCAGCCCAATATCATTATGCCCCAGCGGGTGCTGAACTTTAACCCTCAGGCAGCTGGTCCCTTCCTACCCCAGCAGGCCAATCCTGGGCTGCTGCCCGCGCAGGGGAACCAGGTGTCCCCTTTCCAGTTCAGCCCACCCCAGCAGGAATTGCCTGCCGGGCCTGTGGACCCTAATTCTCCACAGTTCCAACCCCAG GTCTTTCCTCAGTACTATCCCTCCATGCCATTTCCTCAAGGCGCTGGAGGACAG GGCTATCCCTACTACATGTCCTACGGCTATCCTCAGAGAAACAACCCTGGAGTGGTGCAGCCCAACCCAAACAATGCACAGCAGAATATTGTACTGACTACCCAGAAACCCCAGCTGCCAGTTCAG AATCCAGGAAAAGGAGGAGTTACGTTGAGGGCAACTTCACCACCTGAGGCTCGTGGAGACATGGCTGGCCCAGGAATTGAGGAG GGTTATCCAAGATTTTCATTTCTACCATGA
- the LOC134065758 gene encoding keratin, type I cytoskeletal 9-like encodes MAYFILVALLLSSAAAYPGGKQQGFGSQNSPSRGSMRPGGSSGRQERPSGGSGMQGGPFGGSGMQIGSLALQDLLREGFGMQGQSNGGFGRQSGGGFGMQDRPSRGFGMQGRPSEGFGMQGSQGSQSMGGGRSRPRRNGRRRPGQRRPRPGQMERDFGSMERDFESMGPDFESMGPDFESMGPDFESMGSDFESMGSDFGDFFPGMDDWDMNAADEWMLWGPDGEGQFDEGCDDGDDPDVPGRGDQRGQGRGRQGQRAPRARAQQGGRGGNRRGQNGRGQGGAGGRLPFGARQVTPEIMELLEFTPIVKADNVTLPINASLPLPEGESVFILPQRRRRPAAGFGQQSIGAQNSQPYVKFNYNPNATAPNPKFAFEYGTLPSSLKASDPIPK; translated from the exons ATGGCGTACTTCATTTTGGTGGCTTTACTACTGTCAAGTGCTGCTGCTTAC CCTGGCGGGAAGCAGCAAGGATTTGGATCTCAGAACTCCCCCTCCAGAGGATCTATGAGG CCTGGTGGAAGTTCTGGGAGGCAGGAGCGGCCAAGTGGAGGTTCTGGAATGCAGGGCGGGCCATTTGGAGGTTCTGGAATGCAGATTGGAAGTCTTGCGTTGCAGGATCTGCTTAGGGAAGGTTTTGGGATGCAGGGTCAGTCTAACGGAGGATTTGGAAGGCAGTCTGGCGGAGGTTTTGGGATGCAGGATCGGCCTAGTCGAGGTTTTGGGATGCAGGGTCGGCCTAGCGAAGGTTTTGGGATGCAGGGTTCTCAGGGTTCTCAGTCAATGGGTGGGGGAAGGTCACGGCCACGTCGGAATGGTAGACGCAGACCTGGACAAAGGAGACCCAGACCTGGACAAATGGAACGCGACTTTGGATCAATGGAACGCGACTTTGAATCAATGGGACCAGACTTTGAATCAATGGGACCAGACTTTGAATCAATGGGACCAGACTTTGAATCAATGGGATCCGACTTTGAATCAATGGGATCCGACTTTGGGGACTTTTTCCCAGGCATGGATGACTGGGACATGAACGCGGCTGATGAATGG ATGCTTTGGGGACCAGACGGAGAGGGCCAGTTCGATGAGGGATGCGATGATGGAGATGACCCAGATGTTCCTGGCAGAGGGGACCAAAGG GGTCAAGGACGGGGACGGCAGGGACAGAGAGCCCCGAGGGCCAGAGCACAACAGGGAGGCAGGGGGGGCAACAGGAGGGGCCAAAATGGGAGG GGACAAGGGGGTGCAGGTGGAAGACTTCCATTTGGAGCAAGACAAGTGACGCCCGAAATTATG GAACTCTTGGAGTTTACCCCCATTGTCAAG GCTGACAACGTGACTCTACCA ATCAATGCTAGTCTGCCACTGCCGGAG GGAGAGAGCGTCTTCATACTGCCACAG CGCCGGCGGAGACCAGCAGCCGGG TTTGGACAGCAATCCATTGGTGCCCAG AATTCCCAGCCTTATGTGAAGTTCAACTACAATCCAAATGCAACTGCGCCAAAC CCAAAGTTTGCCTTTGAATATGGAACT TTGCCATCATCTCTGAAA GCATCGGACCCTATCCCAAAGTAA
- the scpp9 gene encoding secretory calcium-binding phosphoprotein 9, whose protein sequence is MKILLFLAAAVAFCNVTSAKKLALITGLNGGGIVTGLNGGGLVTGLNGGLLTGLNGGLITGVNPGLVLNPGLLPAGNAFFAQPQVAQMAPGPFVMQPPQFGAPNAAAQQQFAFPAANGGFPYFAGFPQGQPGMFPPQQVPGGNAQQQQQQQQPNPNAPVRRFKRMLRRLQQSVAGVTQASIETTPPSSTPSSTAAVKSVVCTEKE, encoded by the exons ATGAAAATTCTGCTCTTTCTAGCTGCAGCTGTGGCATTTTGTAAT GTCACCTCGGCGAAG AAGCTGGCTCTGATTACGGGCCTGAATGGGGGGGGCATAGTGACCGGCCTGAATGGGGGGGGCCTAGTGACCGGCCTGAATGGGGGGCTGTTGACCGGCCTGAATGGAGGACTGATAACTGGGGTGAACCCGGGTCTGGTACTGAACCCTGGCCTTCTGCCCGCGGGCAATGCCTTCTTCGCACAGCCACAGGTGGCACAG ATGGCTCCTGGCCCATTCGTTATGCAGCCACCTCAGTTTGGCGCTCCCAATGCTGCGGCCCAGCAGCAGTTTGCTTTCCCTGCTGCCAATGGG GGCTTTCCCTATTTTGCTGGGTTTCCTCAAGGCCAGCCTGGAATGTTTCCTCCCCAACAAGTCCCG ggtgggaatgcacagcagcagcagcaacagcagcagcccaaTCCCAACGCGCCTGTGAGGAGATTCAAG AGGATGCTTAGGAGACTCCAACAATCCGTTGCTGGTGTGACTCAG GCTTCTATTGAGACTACACCTCCAAGCTCGACCCCAAGCAGCACAGCTGCTGTGAAAAGTGTTGTGTGCACAGAGAAG gAATAA